In Actinomycetota bacterium, the DNA window GGGGTAGCCCCTCCCCAATTCTCATCAGATAAACAGCTGGATGTCCGCCTTCTTCATCTCCAGGAGGGCGGTGGCCGCGCCGACCGGCTCCTCCAGGCCGTCGATCAGGTCCTCGGGCTTCAGGCCCAGCAGGTCCATGGTCATCTGGCACGGAAGCAGCCGGACGCCCATCTCCTGGGCCAGCGCCAGCAGCTCCTGGGGCTCCGGGACCTTGTAGTCGCGGGCCAGCTTCCGCATCATGGCCGGACCCGCGCCGGCGAAGTTCAGCTTGGAGAGCTTCCCCTTGTGCGCGCCTCCCGGGTTCATCACCGAGAGCATCTTCGCATCCAGTGGTCGCCGGTGATGCGCACGCCGGGATTCACCAGCGAGAACAGGCCCCAGAACGTGAAGAACACGGTGGCCTGCATGCCGCTCGCCGCGGCGGTGGTGGACAGGATGAGGGTCGGCCAGATCCGGTCGAGGTCACCGGACCACGCGATGATGGCCAGCCCGTCGACCTTCTCGTCGCCGGACGCGGCGGCGGGCTGGAGCTCCGTCTCGGTCAGCAGGTCGGTCATGCCATGCTCCTCGGTGCCTTGCGGAGGACGAACCGGAAAACGCCGCCCTCCTCGGACTGCTCGACCAGCTCGTTCCCGGTGGTCGTGCACCAGGCCGGGACGTCGGACAGCGCGCCGCGGTCGGTGGCGAGCACCTCCAGCGTGTCGCCCAGGCCAAGCTTCTGCATGGCCTGCGAGGTGCGCACAATCGGCATGGGGCAGGAGACGTCGCGGACGTCGAGCGTATGTGCGGCCATGAGCGGGATTCCTCCTCGGGTTTGCGGGCTGGCGTGGATGGGGCGGACGAATCGGCTACTGCCGCGGGAGCCGGAGAGCGGCCGCGGCGAGCCCGCCGGTACAGCATCCCCGGAACGGGATCATCCGAGCGACGTCACCCCACCGCCTGGTCCGGATCATGCAACGGCAAAT includes these proteins:
- a CDS encoding sulfurtransferase TusA family protein; the protein is MAAHTLDVRDVSCPMPIVRTSQAMQKLGLGDTLEVLATDRGALSDVPAWCTTTGNELVEQSEEGGVFRFVLRKAPRSMA